A single region of the Plantactinospora soyae genome encodes:
- the sepX gene encoding divisome protein SepX/GlpR, with protein sequence MRVPASVLLAVLAAAGLLALAPALVRRYDATERLAAERAQSTARVLQRRRRRRSVPGRKPMNPSRFRIVTLRAEVPPAGSPAAASSGNPADGSSPVSGPPSSTRRSRRLRSVPRNAGRARRRRPPARHTPAVYRRRRVFAALLLLNLVELIGVVVVSPGFWISFSVTGSLLGAYLVHLRGRAIADRRRRRAEAREAAWLAARQAEVRRAHARRAQARREAQRRLAAQREMVRRAALGMNRNTDLPPAASGGGRAAASVSYRRAGGLRGRPYEAGRGPTAGQ encoded by the coding sequence ATGAGGGTGCCGGCCTCGGTGCTCCTCGCCGTCCTCGCCGCAGCCGGTCTGCTCGCCCTCGCGCCGGCACTGGTCCGCCGGTACGACGCCACCGAGCGACTGGCGGCGGAGCGGGCGCAGTCGACGGCGCGGGTGCTCCAACGCCGTCGGCGCCGTCGCAGTGTCCCGGGGCGGAAGCCGATGAATCCGTCACGTTTCCGGATCGTCACCCTCCGTGCTGAGGTGCCACCCGCCGGCTCGCCGGCCGCGGCGTCCTCGGGGAACCCGGCGGACGGAAGCTCGCCGGTCTCCGGGCCACCCTCGTCCACCCGGCGGTCCCGACGACTGCGTTCCGTTCCCCGGAACGCGGGACGGGCCCGGCGTCGGCGCCCACCGGCCCGGCACACCCCGGCGGTGTACCGGCGCCGTCGGGTCTTCGCCGCCCTGCTGCTGCTCAACCTCGTCGAGCTGATCGGGGTGGTGGTGGTCAGTCCGGGCTTCTGGATCAGCTTCTCGGTCACCGGCTCGCTGCTCGGCGCGTACCTCGTACACCTGCGGGGGCGGGCCATCGCCGACCGCCGTCGGCGGCGCGCGGAGGCCCGGGAGGCGGCGTGGCTGGCCGCCCGGCAGGCGGAGGTACGCCGGGCGCACGCCCGCCGGGCGCAGGCCCGCCGGGAGGCGCAGCGTCGCCTCGCGGCCCAGCGCGAGATGGTACGTCGGGCCGCGCTGGGGATGAACCGGAACACCGACCTGCCACCGGCGGCCAGTGGCGGTGGCCGGGCGGCTGCCTCGGTTTCCTACCGCCGGGCCGGTGGGCTACGGGGACGCCCCTACGAGGCCGGTCGGGGGCCGACCGCCGGACAGTGA